From one Sparus aurata chromosome 16, fSpaAur1.1, whole genome shotgun sequence genomic stretch:
- the tspan37 gene encoding tetraspanin 37 isoform X1, with product MSDRRQNALKTALQLMCQLLWVVGLVVGLSGVYLLMKFRQNSLFFSHTYITLPAVFALSSAAFLVATGCLGSWLSIKDSTFLQGLFVYLLVLVFCLESTASALAYFQSTQLDSEIAPLRRVFQKYKGSSQDPNSRAVDATQAELQCCGVHDYKDWLDTSWFNRTGGHSVPHSCCNSTFTSCNGTLDQPWQLYTQGCQVKLEMVFQFVLSFIIWGSPLVFLVEIALFLTITQLMREQPLIEYQVLGKN from the exons ATGAGTGATCGGAGACAGAACGCTTTAAAAACAGCTCTTCAGCTGATGTGTCAACTTCTGTGG GTGGTGGGGTTGGTGGTGGGCCTGAGTGGAGTCTACCTGCTGATGAAGTTCAGACAGAACAGCTTATTTTTCTCTCACACCTACATCACCCTGCCGGCCGTCTTCGCCCTCTCCAGTGCCGCGTTCCTGGTGGCCACCGGCTGCCTCGGCTCCTGGCTGAGCATCAAAGATTCCACCTTTCTGCAGGGACTG TTTGTTTATCTGCTAGTTTTGGTCTTTTGTCTGGAGAGTACAGCATCAGCGTTGGCTTATTTTCAGTCAACACAG CTGGATTCAGAGATAGCTCCCCTCAGACGAGTGTTTCAGAAATACAAAGGCAGCAGCCAGGACCCCAACTCCCGTGCAGTGGATGCTACACAAGCAgag TTGCAGTGTTGTGGTGTCCATGACTACAAGGACTGGCTGGACACCTCCTGGTTTAACCGTACAGGAGGACACTCGGTTCCTCACAGCTGCTGCAACTCTACCTTCACCTCCTGCAACGGCACTTTGGACCAGCCATGGCAGCTGTACACACAG GGCTGCCAGGTGAAGCTGGAGATGGTCTTCCAGTTTGTGCTGAGTTTCATCATCTGGGGCTCCCCACTGGTGTTTTTGGTTGAG ATTGCTTTGTTTCTGACGATCACACAGCTGATGAGGGAACAACCGTTAATTGAATATCAAGTCCTGGGCAAAAACTAA
- the tspan37 gene encoding tetraspanin 37 isoform X2 — protein MKFRQNSLFFSHTYITLPAVFALSSAAFLVATGCLGSWLSIKDSTFLQGLFVYLLVLVFCLESTASALAYFQSTQLDSEIAPLRRVFQKYKGSSQDPNSRAVDATQAELQCCGVHDYKDWLDTSWFNRTGGHSVPHSCCNSTFTSCNGTLDQPWQLYTQGCQVKLEMVFQFVLSFIIWGSPLVFLVEIALFLTITQLMREQPLIEYQVLGKN, from the exons ATGAAGTTCAGACAGAACAGCTTATTTTTCTCTCACACCTACATCACCCTGCCGGCCGTCTTCGCCCTCTCCAGTGCCGCGTTCCTGGTGGCCACCGGCTGCCTCGGCTCCTGGCTGAGCATCAAAGATTCCACCTTTCTGCAGGGACTG TTTGTTTATCTGCTAGTTTTGGTCTTTTGTCTGGAGAGTACAGCATCAGCGTTGGCTTATTTTCAGTCAACACAG CTGGATTCAGAGATAGCTCCCCTCAGACGAGTGTTTCAGAAATACAAAGGCAGCAGCCAGGACCCCAACTCCCGTGCAGTGGATGCTACACAAGCAgag TTGCAGTGTTGTGGTGTCCATGACTACAAGGACTGGCTGGACACCTCCTGGTTTAACCGTACAGGAGGACACTCGGTTCCTCACAGCTGCTGCAACTCTACCTTCACCTCCTGCAACGGCACTTTGGACCAGCCATGGCAGCTGTACACACAG GGCTGCCAGGTGAAGCTGGAGATGGTCTTCCAGTTTGTGCTGAGTTTCATCATCTGGGGCTCCCCACTGGTGTTTTTGGTTGAG ATTGCTTTGTTTCTGACGATCACACAGCTGATGAGGGAACAACCGTTAATTGAATATCAAGTCCTGGGCAAAAACTAA
- the elavl1a gene encoding ELAV-like protein 1a isoform X4: MAVRRGHIKYLKEVYDMSNGYEDHMGGDEGKDSKTNLIVNYLPQSMTQDELRSLFSSIGEVESAKLIRDKVAGHSLGYGFVNYLNPSDADRAISTLNGLRLQSKTIKVSYARPSSDTIKDANLYISGLPKSMTQKDVEDMFSRYGHIINSRVLVDQATGSSRGVAFIRFDKRAEAEEAVKNLNGQKPPGAAEPITVKFAANPNQAKNTQLISQLYHNQSRRFGGPLHHQAQRFRFSPMGVDHMGGMGGVSVPGNSTSGWCIFIYNLGQDADESILWQMFGPFGAVTNVKVIRDFNTNKCKGFGFVTMTNYEEAAMAIASLNGYRLGDKILQVSFKTSKGHK; this comes from the exons ATGGCAGTTCGTCGAGGACACATTAAGTACTTGAAA GAGGTGTATGACATGTCTAACGGTTATGAAGACCACATGGGAGGGGACGAAGGGAAGGACTCCAAGACCAACCTGATCGTGAACTACCTGCCTCAGAGCATGACGCAGGACGAGCTGCGGAGCCTCTTCAGCAGCATCGGAGAGGTGGAGTCCGCCAAGCTGATTCGAGATAAAGTTGCAG gCCACAGTTTAGGGTACGGATTTGTTAACTATCTTAACCCTAGTGATGCAGACAGAGCTATCAGTACACTGAATGGACTAAGGCTACAGTCCAAAACTATCAAG GTGTCATACGCACGCCCCAGCTCTGATACAATTAAAGATGCCAACCTATATATCAGCGGCCTGCCAAAGTCCATGACCCAGAAGGACGTGGAGGACATGTTTTCACGTTACGGTCACATCATTAACTCTCGTGTACTTGTTGATCAGGCCACAG GTTCATCTCGTGGGGTGGCTTTTATCCGGTTTGACAAGCGGGCGGAGGCAGAGGAAGCAGTCAAGAACCTGAATGGCCAAAAACCACCCGGAGCCGCTGAGCCAATCACAGTGAAGTTTGCTGCCAACCCAAACCAGGCGAAGAACACACAGCTCATCTCGCAGCTTTACCACAACCAGTCCCGGCGCTTCGGTGGGCCCTTACACCACCAGGCACAGCGGTTTAG GTTCTCCCCCATGGGTGTCGACCACATGGGTGGCATGGGAGGGGTCAGCGTTCCCGGGAACTCAACCTCCGGCTGGTGCATCTTCATCTACAACCTGGGCCAGGACGCAGACGAGAGCATTCTTTGGCAGATGTTCGGTCCCTTCGGCGCCGTCACCAACGTCAAGGTGATCCGTGACTTCAACACCAACAAGTGCAAGGGCTTCGGCTTCGTCACCATGACGAACTACGAGGAGGCGGCCATGGCTATCGCCAGCCTGAACGGCTACCGGCTCGGAGACAAGATACTGCAAGTGTCCTTTAAGACCAGCAAGGGCCACAAGTAG
- the elavl1a gene encoding ELAV-like protein 1a isoform X3 — MAVRRGHIKYLKEVYDMSNGYEDHMGGDEGKDSKTNLIVNYLPQSMTQDELRSLFSSIGEVESAKLIRDKVAGHSLGYGFVNYLNPSDADRAISTLNGLRLQSKTIKVSYARPSSDTIKDANLYISGLPKSMTQKDVEDMFSRYGHIINSRVLVDQATGTTGSSRGVAFIRFDKRAEAEEAVKNLNGQKPPGAAEPITVKFAANPNQAKNTQLISQLYHNQSRRFGGPLHHQAQRFRFSPMGVDHMGGMGGVSVPGNSTSGWCIFIYNLGQDADESILWQMFGPFGAVTNVKVIRDFNTNKCKGFGFVTMTNYEEAAMAIASLNGYRLGDKILQVSFKTSKGHK, encoded by the exons ATGGCAGTTCGTCGAGGACACATTAAGTACTTGAAA GAGGTGTATGACATGTCTAACGGTTATGAAGACCACATGGGAGGGGACGAAGGGAAGGACTCCAAGACCAACCTGATCGTGAACTACCTGCCTCAGAGCATGACGCAGGACGAGCTGCGGAGCCTCTTCAGCAGCATCGGAGAGGTGGAGTCCGCCAAGCTGATTCGAGATAAAGTTGCAG gCCACAGTTTAGGGTACGGATTTGTTAACTATCTTAACCCTAGTGATGCAGACAGAGCTATCAGTACACTGAATGGACTAAGGCTACAGTCCAAAACTATCAAG GTGTCATACGCACGCCCCAGCTCTGATACAATTAAAGATGCCAACCTATATATCAGCGGCCTGCCAAAGTCCATGACCCAGAAGGACGTGGAGGACATGTTTTCACGTTACGGTCACATCATTAACTCTCGTGTACTTGTTGATCAGGCCACAGGTACGACAG GTTCATCTCGTGGGGTGGCTTTTATCCGGTTTGACAAGCGGGCGGAGGCAGAGGAAGCAGTCAAGAACCTGAATGGCCAAAAACCACCCGGAGCCGCTGAGCCAATCACAGTGAAGTTTGCTGCCAACCCAAACCAGGCGAAGAACACACAGCTCATCTCGCAGCTTTACCACAACCAGTCCCGGCGCTTCGGTGGGCCCTTACACCACCAGGCACAGCGGTTTAG GTTCTCCCCCATGGGTGTCGACCACATGGGTGGCATGGGAGGGGTCAGCGTTCCCGGGAACTCAACCTCCGGCTGGTGCATCTTCATCTACAACCTGGGCCAGGACGCAGACGAGAGCATTCTTTGGCAGATGTTCGGTCCCTTCGGCGCCGTCACCAACGTCAAGGTGATCCGTGACTTCAACACCAACAAGTGCAAGGGCTTCGGCTTCGTCACCATGACGAACTACGAGGAGGCGGCCATGGCTATCGCCAGCCTGAACGGCTACCGGCTCGGAGACAAGATACTGCAAGTGTCCTTTAAGACCAGCAAGGGCCACAAGTAG
- the elavl1a gene encoding ELAV-like protein 1a isoform X2, translating into MAVRRGHIKYLKADLQEVYDMSNGYEDHMGGDEGKDSKTNLIVNYLPQSMTQDELRSLFSSIGEVESAKLIRDKVAGHSLGYGFVNYLNPSDADRAISTLNGLRLQSKTIKVSYARPSSDTIKDANLYISGLPKSMTQKDVEDMFSRYGHIINSRVLVDQATGSSRGVAFIRFDKRAEAEEAVKNLNGQKPPGAAEPITVKFAANPNQAKNTQLISQLYHNQSRRFGGPLHHQAQRFRFSPMGVDHMGGMGGVSVPGNSTSGWCIFIYNLGQDADESILWQMFGPFGAVTNVKVIRDFNTNKCKGFGFVTMTNYEEAAMAIASLNGYRLGDKILQVSFKTSKGHK; encoded by the exons ATGGCAGTTCGTCGAGGACACATTAAGTACTTGAAA GCCGACCTGCAGGAGGTGTATGACATGTCTAACGGTTATGAAGACCACATGGGAGGGGACGAAGGGAAGGACTCCAAGACCAACCTGATCGTGAACTACCTGCCTCAGAGCATGACGCAGGACGAGCTGCGGAGCCTCTTCAGCAGCATCGGAGAGGTGGAGTCCGCCAAGCTGATTCGAGATAAAGTTGCAG gCCACAGTTTAGGGTACGGATTTGTTAACTATCTTAACCCTAGTGATGCAGACAGAGCTATCAGTACACTGAATGGACTAAGGCTACAGTCCAAAACTATCAAG GTGTCATACGCACGCCCCAGCTCTGATACAATTAAAGATGCCAACCTATATATCAGCGGCCTGCCAAAGTCCATGACCCAGAAGGACGTGGAGGACATGTTTTCACGTTACGGTCACATCATTAACTCTCGTGTACTTGTTGATCAGGCCACAG GTTCATCTCGTGGGGTGGCTTTTATCCGGTTTGACAAGCGGGCGGAGGCAGAGGAAGCAGTCAAGAACCTGAATGGCCAAAAACCACCCGGAGCCGCTGAGCCAATCACAGTGAAGTTTGCTGCCAACCCAAACCAGGCGAAGAACACACAGCTCATCTCGCAGCTTTACCACAACCAGTCCCGGCGCTTCGGTGGGCCCTTACACCACCAGGCACAGCGGTTTAG GTTCTCCCCCATGGGTGTCGACCACATGGGTGGCATGGGAGGGGTCAGCGTTCCCGGGAACTCAACCTCCGGCTGGTGCATCTTCATCTACAACCTGGGCCAGGACGCAGACGAGAGCATTCTTTGGCAGATGTTCGGTCCCTTCGGCGCCGTCACCAACGTCAAGGTGATCCGTGACTTCAACACCAACAAGTGCAAGGGCTTCGGCTTCGTCACCATGACGAACTACGAGGAGGCGGCCATGGCTATCGCCAGCCTGAACGGCTACCGGCTCGGAGACAAGATACTGCAAGTGTCCTTTAAGACCAGCAAGGGCCACAAGTAG
- the elavl1a gene encoding ELAV-like protein 1a isoform X1: MAVRRGHIKYLKADLQEVYDMSNGYEDHMGGDEGKDSKTNLIVNYLPQSMTQDELRSLFSSIGEVESAKLIRDKVAGHSLGYGFVNYLNPSDADRAISTLNGLRLQSKTIKVSYARPSSDTIKDANLYISGLPKSMTQKDVEDMFSRYGHIINSRVLVDQATGTTGSSRGVAFIRFDKRAEAEEAVKNLNGQKPPGAAEPITVKFAANPNQAKNTQLISQLYHNQSRRFGGPLHHQAQRFRFSPMGVDHMGGMGGVSVPGNSTSGWCIFIYNLGQDADESILWQMFGPFGAVTNVKVIRDFNTNKCKGFGFVTMTNYEEAAMAIASLNGYRLGDKILQVSFKTSKGHK; this comes from the exons ATGGCAGTTCGTCGAGGACACATTAAGTACTTGAAA GCCGACCTGCAGGAGGTGTATGACATGTCTAACGGTTATGAAGACCACATGGGAGGGGACGAAGGGAAGGACTCCAAGACCAACCTGATCGTGAACTACCTGCCTCAGAGCATGACGCAGGACGAGCTGCGGAGCCTCTTCAGCAGCATCGGAGAGGTGGAGTCCGCCAAGCTGATTCGAGATAAAGTTGCAG gCCACAGTTTAGGGTACGGATTTGTTAACTATCTTAACCCTAGTGATGCAGACAGAGCTATCAGTACACTGAATGGACTAAGGCTACAGTCCAAAACTATCAAG GTGTCATACGCACGCCCCAGCTCTGATACAATTAAAGATGCCAACCTATATATCAGCGGCCTGCCAAAGTCCATGACCCAGAAGGACGTGGAGGACATGTTTTCACGTTACGGTCACATCATTAACTCTCGTGTACTTGTTGATCAGGCCACAGGTACGACAG GTTCATCTCGTGGGGTGGCTTTTATCCGGTTTGACAAGCGGGCGGAGGCAGAGGAAGCAGTCAAGAACCTGAATGGCCAAAAACCACCCGGAGCCGCTGAGCCAATCACAGTGAAGTTTGCTGCCAACCCAAACCAGGCGAAGAACACACAGCTCATCTCGCAGCTTTACCACAACCAGTCCCGGCGCTTCGGTGGGCCCTTACACCACCAGGCACAGCGGTTTAG GTTCTCCCCCATGGGTGTCGACCACATGGGTGGCATGGGAGGGGTCAGCGTTCCCGGGAACTCAACCTCCGGCTGGTGCATCTTCATCTACAACCTGGGCCAGGACGCAGACGAGAGCATTCTTTGGCAGATGTTCGGTCCCTTCGGCGCCGTCACCAACGTCAAGGTGATCCGTGACTTCAACACCAACAAGTGCAAGGGCTTCGGCTTCGTCACCATGACGAACTACGAGGAGGCGGCCATGGCTATCGCCAGCCTGAACGGCTACCGGCTCGGAGACAAGATACTGCAAGTGTCCTTTAAGACCAGCAAGGGCCACAAGTAG